A region of Paenibacillus sp. JNUCC-31 DNA encodes the following proteins:
- a CDS encoding CynX/NimT family MFS transporter translates to MPNKQSKKAIPSSLGFIILGIIVIAANLRTPLTSVGPLVSLIRDDVQISNTLAGLITTLPLLAFALLSPLVPKLGRKYGVERLILIALIFLTVGIVIRSLSGAANLYIGTAILGFAIAVCNVLLPSIIKRDFPNKIGSMTGLYSISMSLCGAIASGISVPLAVNAGLKWQGALGIWGILSFVSILCWLPQLRNQTNQTATTSQQKASNDVNVWRSPLAWQVTLFMGIQSMVFYVLIAWLPEILKQQGIDSSQSGWYLSLMQLAMLPFTFLVPVIAGRMSSQRLLVVITTTLLLTGTLGLLYGSSNIILLWIIILGIGGGFAFSLSMMFFGLRTENAHQAAELSGMAQSIGYLLAAVGPALIGYLHDATNSWKLPLFILLGASVLLFLVGIGAARNRFVGSRDKYELHGKDDKYV, encoded by the coding sequence ATGCCGAACAAACAAAGTAAAAAAGCCATACCATCCTCTTTAGGGTTTATCATTCTCGGCATTATTGTTATTGCAGCTAATTTACGTACTCCCTTAACCTCGGTTGGGCCTTTAGTGAGTCTCATAAGGGATGACGTTCAAATTTCAAATACATTAGCAGGCCTCATAACAACGCTACCCTTGCTTGCCTTTGCTTTATTATCACCTCTAGTACCAAAATTAGGACGAAAATATGGGGTTGAACGCCTCATTTTGATTGCACTAATATTTCTGACTGTTGGTATTGTAATACGTTCTTTATCTGGCGCAGCTAATCTGTATATAGGGACTGCAATTCTTGGATTCGCAATTGCCGTATGTAATGTATTATTGCCAAGTATAATCAAAAGGGATTTCCCAAATAAAATTGGTTCCATGACAGGTCTTTACTCCATTTCAATGAGTTTATGTGGAGCAATCGCATCAGGAATCAGTGTACCGCTAGCCGTGAACGCAGGTCTAAAATGGCAGGGAGCATTGGGCATATGGGGGATTCTAAGCTTCGTATCGATCCTCTGTTGGTTACCCCAATTAAGAAATCAAACGAACCAAACAGCAACGACGAGTCAACAGAAGGCCAGCAACGATGTGAATGTTTGGCGATCCCCTCTTGCCTGGCAAGTAACCTTGTTTATGGGTATACAATCCATGGTTTTCTATGTGTTGATCGCATGGTTGCCCGAAATTTTAAAGCAGCAAGGAATTGACTCCAGCCAATCAGGATGGTACCTCTCGCTCATGCAGTTAGCCATGCTTCCATTTACCTTTCTGGTCCCCGTTATTGCTGGGCGTATGTCTAGCCAACGTTTGTTAGTGGTCATCACAACCACTTTGCTTTTAACTGGGACGCTCGGACTTCTTTACGGAAGTTCCAATATCATATTGTTGTGGATCATCATACTCGGAATTGGTGGAGGCTTCGCCTTTAGTTTGTCCATGATGTTTTTTGGATTACGTACTGAAAATGCGCATCAAGCAGCCGAACTATCTGGCATGGCGCAATCGATCGGATATCTTCTTGCCGCAGTCGGTCCTGCCCTTATAGGATATCTGCATGATGCGACTAATAGTTGGAAACTGCCACTTTTCATTCTGCTTGGCGCTTCGGTCTTACTCTTTTTAGTCGGTATAGGAGCAGCAAGAAACCGTTTTGTAGGTAGCCGGGATAAATACGAGCTGCACGGAAAGGACGATAAATATGTTTGA
- a CDS encoding VOC family protein: MKLNHLNLTVTDVPAAREFLETYFGMKCEGTRGNAFAVMFDDEGFILTLMKGKNVLYPVTFHIGFPQPTEQEVDRIYSLLKDNGFEVDAPKHAHGYTFYVEAPGGFTVEVLC, translated from the coding sequence ATGAAATTAAATCATCTGAACCTAACAGTTACTGATGTTCCAGCTGCTCGCGAGTTTTTAGAGACTTATTTTGGTATGAAATGTGAAGGTACGAGAGGAAACGCATTTGCAGTTATGTTTGATGATGAAGGCTTTATTCTCACTCTAATGAAGGGTAAAAACGTACTCTATCCAGTGACTTTTCATATCGGATTTCCCCAACCGACCGAACAAGAGGTTGACAGGATATATAGTCTTTTGAAAGACAATGGCTTCGAAGTAGACGCACCTAAGCATGCACACGGTTATACTTTTTATGTTGAAGCCCCTGGTGGATTTACTGTTGAAGTCTTGTGTTAA
- a CDS encoding fructose-1,6-bisphosphatase yields the protein MDEQFLDLLAEKYDTEEKVITEIINLEAISNLPKGTEHYVSDLHGEFHAFQHVLRNGSGNVKEKIKDLFREVWTDDEINDFAALVYYPEEKIQLVKADLCNKKALNRWHRQTIEQMLKLVSYASSKYTRSKLRKALPEQFIYVVEELLYKTDSTNNKDPYYEVIYRQIISLGQADKLIIGLAYTIQRLVVDHLHVVGDIYDRGPDPDKIMDTLINYHSVDIQWGNHDVLWIGAYAGSLVCLANIIRIGARYDNLDIIEDVYGINLRPLLNLAEKYYDDNPAFRPKLQSDHNGSEQEILQITKIHQAIAMIQFKLEIPIIKRRPYFNMSERLLLEQIDYNNNEIKIGGKTYPLENTCFRAVNRQQPEQLLEEEQEVMEKLLFSVQHSEKLAKHMNFLMKKGSLYLKYNGNLLIHGCIPLDEKGNMEEMQIEDKTYSGRQLLDVFEYYLRYSFAHPEETDDLATDMVWYIWTGECSSLFGKREMTTFERYFIQDKETHKERKNPYYYLRENEEICRKILLEFELNPDHGHIINGHTPVKEIRGESPIKANGKMVVIDGGFSKAYQSTTGIAGYTLLFNSFGMQLVAHQKFNSKEDVLCNGTDVLSAKRLVDKELERKLVRETNVGEKLLQKISNLKDLLEYRYMK from the coding sequence TTGGATGAGCAGTTTCTAGATTTATTGGCCGAGAAATATGATACGGAAGAAAAAGTCATAACAGAGATCATCAACCTTGAAGCGATCTCCAATCTTCCCAAGGGAACTGAGCATTATGTCAGTGATTTGCATGGGGAGTTTCATGCTTTTCAGCATGTACTAAGAAATGGTTCGGGTAATGTAAAGGAGAAAATCAAGGATTTATTTCGTGAGGTTTGGACAGATGATGAAATCAATGATTTTGCGGCTTTAGTTTATTATCCGGAAGAAAAAATACAGCTGGTTAAAGCAGACCTGTGCAATAAAAAAGCCTTAAACCGGTGGCATAGACAAACGATTGAACAAATGCTTAAGCTCGTTTCTTATGCCTCTTCCAAATATACGCGCTCGAAATTGCGTAAAGCTCTGCCGGAGCAGTTTATATATGTTGTAGAAGAGCTTCTATACAAAACGGATTCGACCAACAATAAGGATCCTTATTATGAGGTAATATACCGGCAAATTATCTCCTTGGGTCAGGCGGACAAGCTCATTATCGGTCTTGCTTATACGATCCAGCGCCTAGTGGTTGACCATCTTCATGTGGTTGGAGATATCTATGACCGGGGGCCGGACCCCGATAAAATTATGGACACGCTCATCAACTATCATTCTGTGGACATTCAGTGGGGGAACCATGATGTCCTGTGGATCGGCGCCTATGCGGGTTCTCTGGTCTGCCTTGCGAATATTATCCGGATCGGCGCCAGATACGACAATCTGGACATCATCGAAGACGTATACGGAATCAATCTTCGCCCACTGCTAAACTTGGCGGAGAAATATTATGATGACAATCCGGCCTTCAGACCCAAGCTGCAGTCCGACCATAACGGTTCAGAGCAGGAAATCCTGCAGATTACCAAAATTCATCAAGCTATTGCCATGATCCAGTTCAAGCTTGAAATCCCGATTATCAAGAGACGCCCATACTTCAATATGTCTGAAAGACTTTTGCTTGAGCAGATTGATTACAACAACAATGAAATCAAAATCGGCGGAAAAACGTACCCGCTGGAAAACACCTGTTTCAGAGCCGTAAATCGACAGCAGCCTGAACAATTGCTGGAGGAAGAACAGGAGGTGATGGAAAAGCTGCTGTTTTCCGTGCAGCATTCCGAAAAGCTGGCCAAACATATGAATTTTCTTATGAAAAAGGGCAGCCTTTATTTAAAATACAACGGGAATTTGTTAATTCACGGCTGTATTCCTTTGGATGAAAAAGGAAACATGGAAGAAATGCAGATTGAAGACAAGACATATTCGGGCCGTCAGCTGCTCGATGTTTTTGAATATTACTTACGTTACTCCTTTGCGCACCCGGAAGAGACAGATGATCTAGCGACAGATATGGTATGGTACATCTGGACAGGGGAATGTTCCTCGCTCTTTGGAAAGAGAGAAATGACCACCTTTGAACGGTACTTTATCCAGGATAAAGAAACCCATAAGGAGAGAAAGAACCCTTACTACTATTTACGTGAAAATGAGGAGATCTGCCGGAAAATCCTGCTGGAGTTTGAGTTGAATCCGGATCATGGACATATCATTAACGGTCACACGCCAGTTAAAGAAATTCGTGGAGAGAGCCCCATTAAAGCCAACGGGAAAATGGTTGTCATTGACGGCGGTTTTTCCAAAGCCTATCAATCCACAACGGGCATCGCCGGATATACGTTGTTGTTTAATTCCTTTGGCATGCAGCTCGTCGCCCATCAGAAATTTAATTCAAAAGAAGATGTCTTATGCAACGGAACGGACGTATTGTCTGCAAAAAGACTGGTGGATAAAGAACTGGAACGGAAGCTGGTGAGGGAAACCAATGTTGGGGAGAAGCTGCTGCAGAAAATCTCAAATTTGAAGGACCTCCTGGAATATCGCTACATGAAATAA
- a CDS encoding S-layer homology domain-containing protein translates to MHTGIGQNNYIYAADETAPSVMVEDFEDGISDVKFNPKRMYDATLHLEDNKKHVRNGQYSARIDYDMIGIVDNPSQIEVGYKTGNIPVTGYPTKVGMWVYGNKEGHLLTTKFRDQGGSSFQAEFYDENQTGIDWSGWKYIEADVPQGKPGPIVLELFFQLKQSNMSKKNKGSIWIDDITFIYEEMDEDKDVPNIKPIAPVENEELNAPLDELKVELTDNGSGLDLDTLSVLLDGTDITDEVHYSPDTNVLTYPGKDVDGGYHELVIEVKDKVGNPAGKTFTFTMNAGERLFMTAEKEAISNEIYPVQVSIRDYLNAEGAKFTLNYDANTLQVESITQAAGVALTSDIDNEHGNVQVALDNVSAAAHDVVTVNFRVSSHAVLERGEEYKTITMSNSSLTAGDVQTSSPLAAPVHYTIAFPYQLEMTGVGLGTTSTFTVLDREGKPVEDADIVFTGLLKQSSVVTVKTVTSNVYEDDNMSSNVLMVAKAGERYYASAEAEDGLFEVILADGRTTGFISEADVSSQLLNSSLGKTDTKGQLTTDLTTLALGTYQVQAVNGDQNSKVVHYEVVEQYGTDEPQYVQTYVAEDMSSQLSAAWQTNPDQTFTYLQYIEASEWGTGESPDVTHVKQHPAESELQVLSMKENGTKGEIRFHNALIEGLKADTTYKYRVGYEGNWSEWHEYSTVDQNKSTPTSFLFITDSHTNQLQGQQIYQELMTNALTHYPSTQFIMHGGDMVDAGGAFEEWQKFWQASSVYATTIPTALTLGNHDVKSEGKDVFAKGANFPENGPESQMQYAYSYEVDDTHFVVLNSEGTEEQMVDQAAWLKEDLDQNDKKWTIAMFHRPAYHTENGRESLVEYTQTYFAPILEEKKVDLILVGHDHVYARTYPMLDGKPNKATNKGTVYLDGGASGWKFYDGTKYNYLNYIFDEDVPVYSAIEITEDEIRVEARTSAGTVIDGFSVVKTTETEPSTPTPTPTPTPTPTPTPTPTPTPTPTPTPTPTPTPTPTPTPTPTPTPTPTPTPTPTPTPTPTPTPTPTPTPTPTPTPTPTPTPTPTPSKPVFNDKVDVDAVKAIVEKEKSAPAVRFTDVPASLWSASVVERAAKMGIVTGYRDGSYRPNEKVTRAEFATMLAKAFGVTDSVGSSFSDTQGHWASEAIAALQSKGIIKGYGDGAFHPNQEISRAEIVVMLSRLTNYVPSASNPFSDVVTNWASEQINAFANAGIVSGKGNGLFKPNDSASRAESVAMIIRLLDKLLAP, encoded by the coding sequence TTGCATACAGGTATTGGTCAAAATAATTATATCTATGCAGCAGATGAAACTGCGCCATCCGTTATGGTTGAAGATTTTGAAGATGGAATTTCCGATGTGAAATTTAATCCTAAACGTATGTATGATGCGACACTGCACCTGGAAGACAATAAGAAGCATGTAAGAAATGGACAATATTCGGCTAGAATTGATTACGATATGATTGGCATCGTAGATAACCCCTCTCAAATTGAAGTAGGGTATAAAACAGGGAATATCCCGGTAACAGGTTACCCTACTAAAGTAGGCATGTGGGTGTATGGGAACAAGGAAGGGCATTTGCTAACAACCAAATTTAGAGATCAAGGCGGATCTTCTTTCCAGGCTGAATTTTATGATGAAAATCAAACCGGTATAGACTGGTCTGGTTGGAAATATATCGAGGCGGATGTTCCGCAGGGTAAACCAGGTCCGATTGTCCTTGAATTGTTTTTCCAATTGAAACAATCAAATATGAGCAAAAAAAATAAGGGCTCTATTTGGATAGATGATATTACCTTCATCTATGAGGAAATGGATGAGGATAAAGACGTTCCAAATATTAAACCTATAGCCCCCGTTGAGAATGAAGAATTAAATGCTCCACTTGATGAATTAAAGGTTGAGCTGACCGATAACGGATCAGGTTTGGATTTGGATACGTTATCTGTTCTTTTGGATGGCACGGATATTACGGATGAAGTGCACTATTCTCCAGATACAAATGTATTAACCTATCCAGGGAAAGATGTGGATGGCGGTTATCATGAGCTTGTTATTGAAGTGAAGGATAAGGTTGGTAACCCGGCAGGGAAAACATTCACTTTTACAATGAATGCAGGCGAACGGTTGTTCATGACTGCTGAGAAAGAAGCAATAAGTAATGAAATCTACCCTGTTCAAGTCAGTATCAGAGATTACTTGAATGCAGAAGGGGCGAAATTCACACTAAATTATGATGCAAATACCCTTCAAGTTGAAAGTATAACTCAAGCGGCTGGGGTTGCCCTAACTTCAGATATTGATAATGAGCACGGAAATGTTCAGGTAGCACTTGATAATGTATCAGCAGCAGCTCATGATGTCGTTACCGTTAACTTCAGAGTGAGCTCTCATGCCGTGTTAGAGCGCGGTGAAGAGTACAAAACCATTACGATGAGTAATTCGAGTCTAACAGCGGGTGATGTTCAGACAAGCTCACCACTGGCTGCACCTGTTCACTATACAATCGCATTTCCATATCAGCTGGAAATGACGGGAGTTGGTTTGGGCACGACTTCTACATTTACAGTGTTAGATCGAGAGGGCAAACCGGTTGAAGATGCGGATATTGTTTTCACCGGATTATTAAAGCAAAGCTCAGTTGTTACAGTTAAAACTGTAACGTCTAATGTATATGAGGATGATAATATGTCCTCTAATGTATTAATGGTCGCAAAAGCTGGTGAACGTTACTACGCTTCAGCAGAAGCTGAGGATGGATTATTCGAGGTTATTCTCGCAGATGGTCGAACAACGGGCTTTATCTCTGAAGCTGATGTTAGCAGTCAGTTATTGAACAGCAGCCTTGGTAAAACAGATACTAAAGGACAATTAACGACAGACCTGACTACATTGGCACTAGGAACCTATCAGGTTCAAGCTGTCAACGGTGATCAGAACAGTAAGGTTGTCCATTATGAAGTCGTGGAGCAATACGGTACGGATGAACCTCAATATGTTCAAACCTATGTTGCAGAAGATATGTCTTCACAACTGAGCGCTGCCTGGCAAACAAATCCGGACCAAACCTTTACTTATCTTCAATACATCGAAGCAAGTGAATGGGGAACAGGGGAAAGCCCTGATGTCACTCATGTAAAACAGCATCCAGCTGAGAGTGAACTTCAAGTGCTTAGTATGAAGGAAAATGGAACGAAGGGTGAAATCCGGTTTCATAATGCTCTGATTGAAGGCTTGAAAGCAGATACTACTTACAAATATCGTGTAGGCTATGAGGGCAATTGGTCGGAGTGGCATGAATATTCTACTGTAGATCAGAACAAATCAACACCGACCTCATTCTTGTTTATTACGGATTCTCATACGAATCAATTACAAGGACAACAAATTTATCAAGAATTAATGACTAACGCTTTGACACACTATCCATCTACACAGTTTATTATGCATGGTGGAGATATGGTTGATGCAGGTGGCGCATTTGAAGAATGGCAAAAGTTCTGGCAAGCTTCGTCGGTCTATGCAACGACCATTCCAACTGCTCTAACATTGGGTAATCATGATGTAAAGAGTGAAGGGAAAGATGTATTTGCCAAAGGTGCGAATTTCCCGGAGAACGGGCCGGAATCCCAGATGCAATATGCGTACTCTTATGAGGTCGATGATACTCATTTTGTCGTATTGAACTCAGAAGGTACAGAGGAACAAATGGTTGATCAAGCTGCATGGTTGAAGGAAGATCTGGATCAGAATGATAAAAAATGGACTATTGCTATGTTCCACCGTCCTGCCTACCATACAGAAAATGGCCGGGAATCCCTTGTTGAGTATACACAAACGTATTTTGCCCCTATATTAGAAGAGAAAAAAGTTGATTTGATCCTGGTTGGTCATGATCATGTATATGCGCGCACTTATCCAATGCTGGATGGAAAGCCGAATAAAGCTACAAATAAGGGTACGGTATATCTGGATGGCGGTGCTTCAGGCTGGAAATTCTATGATGGCACTAAATATAATTATTTGAATTATATCTTTGATGAAGACGTTCCCGTATATTCTGCTATTGAAATCACCGAGGATGAGATTCGTGTGGAGGCACGTACGAGTGCGGGCACTGTAATCGATGGCTTTTCTGTTGTAAAAACAACGGAAACCGAACCGTCAACACCGACACCAACACCAACACCAACACCAACACCAACACCAACACCAACACCAACACCAACACCAACACCAACACCAACACCAACACCAACACCAACACCAACACCAACACCAACACCAACACCAACACCAACACCAACACCAACACCAACACCAACACCAACACCAACACCAACACCAACACCAACACCAACACCAACACCAACACCAACACCAACACCAACACCAACACCAACACCAACACCAACTCCGACGCCTTCGAAGCCTGTCTTCAACGACAAGGTAGATGTAGACGCAGTGAAGGCTATTGTGGAAAAAGAGAAATCTGCTCCCGCTGTAAGATTTACGGATGTTCCAGCATCTTTGTGGAGTGCTTCCGTAGTGGAACGTGCCGCTAAGATGGGTATTGTAACGGGTTATCGTGATGGTTCTTACCGTCCCAATGAAAAGGTAACTCGCGCCGAGTTCGCCACGATGCTTGCAAAAGCTTTTGGTGTAACGGATTCAGTCGGTTCTTCCTTCTCTGACACGCAAGGGCATTGGGCTTCAGAAGCGATTGCAGCATTACAGTCTAAAGGGATAATCAAGGGTTATGGTGATGGGGCTTTCCATCCTAATCAAGAGATCTCCCGCGCTGAGATCGTTGTCATGCTTTCTCGGCTGACGAACTATGTTCCCAGCGCATCCAATCCATTTTCGGATGTAGTTACGAACTGGGCTTCTGAACAAATCAATGCTTTCGCGAATGCAGGTATTGTAAGTGGTAAAGGCAACGGATTGTTCAAACCGAATGATTCTGCTTCCCGTGCTGAATCCGTTGCGATGATTATTCGCTTGTTGGATAAACTGCTTGCACCATAA
- a CDS encoding helix-turn-helix domain-containing protein has protein sequence MNEVDESKQFVLQIGGALKRYRKEKNMSLDDLAELTDVSKLTLGNIERGETNPTLAIIWKISKGISLPLLALFKSEAPVSLYRAGEGLRFSNDQKNWIIEPVFKSNDIEMCRAYLQPNSSYYPEGHHVNTTEIATVMTGSIEIQVNEEIYTLNQYDTISFRADCPHSYTNHTNSETVLHISLKYGF, from the coding sequence ATGAATGAAGTCGATGAATCAAAACAATTTGTATTACAAATCGGTGGTGCCTTGAAAAGGTATAGAAAAGAAAAAAACATGAGCTTAGATGACTTAGCCGAATTAACGGACGTAAGCAAACTTACTCTTGGGAATATCGAACGTGGCGAGACCAATCCAACTTTGGCGATTATATGGAAAATTTCAAAAGGCATATCTTTACCGCTATTGGCTTTGTTCAAATCAGAAGCCCCTGTTAGTTTGTATCGAGCAGGCGAAGGACTGCGATTTTCTAATGATCAAAAAAATTGGATCATTGAACCAGTCTTTAAAAGCAATGATATTGAAATGTGTCGGGCTTACTTACAGCCAAATAGCTCGTATTACCCTGAAGGTCATCATGTGAATACAACAGAAATTGCGACAGTAATGACTGGTTCCATTGAAATTCAAGTCAATGAAGAGATTTACACATTGAATCAATATGATACGATCAGTTTTCGTGCAGATTGTCCTCACTCTTATACCAATCATACGAATAGCGAAACCGTGCTCCATATCTCCTTAAAGTATGGTTTCTAA
- a CDS encoding universal stress protein, producing the protein MFDNIIVAIDQAEITDKMLDATVEIVRNKQTQVTLINVSQEYVSNGMTYVPENFLEEMLNEMEKASLELLQQAKSKLESAGINPKTVHLKGNPAHEILKYARDTDQQLIIIGSRGLSGIKEMMLGSVSHKVSQLSNCPVLIVH; encoded by the coding sequence ATGTTTGACAACATTATTGTGGCCATTGATCAAGCGGAAATAACGGACAAAATGCTCGATGCAACCGTTGAAATAGTCCGAAACAAACAAACCCAAGTTACCTTGATTAATGTCAGCCAGGAATATGTATCGAATGGCATGACATATGTACCGGAAAATTTCTTGGAAGAAATGTTGAACGAAATGGAGAAAGCGAGTTTGGAACTATTACAACAAGCCAAATCCAAATTAGAATCTGCGGGGATTAACCCGAAAACAGTTCATCTTAAGGGAAACCCTGCACATGAAATATTAAAATATGCAAGGGATACTGACCAGCAACTCATTATTATTGGAAGTCGTGGACTAAGTGGCATAAAAGAAATGATGCTTGGAAGTGTCAGCCACAAGGTTTCACAGCTATCAAACTGCCCAGTCCTCATTGTGCATTAA